The following are encoded in a window of Dama dama isolate Ldn47 chromosome 17, ASM3311817v1, whole genome shotgun sequence genomic DNA:
- the HPGDS gene encoding hematopoietic prostaglandin D synthase isoform X2, whose translation MPNYKLIYFNMRGRAEIIRYIFAYLDIKYEDHRIEQADWPEIKSNLAGKTELEQCQVDAIVDTLDDFMSRFPWAEKRQDIKNQIFKELLTCDAPPLLQNLDTYLGENKWFIGDSVTWADFYWEICSTTLLVFKPDLLDIYPRLVTLRKKVQSIPAIADWILRRPQTKL comes from the exons ATGCCAAACTACaaactcatttattttaatatgagGGGGAGAGCAGAAATTATTCGTTACATATTTGCATATTTGGacataaaatatgaagaccacAGAATAGAACAAGCTGATTGGCCTGAAATCAAGTCAA ATTTGGCTGGAAAAACAGAACTTGAACAATGTCAAGTGGATGCAATTGTGGACACACTGGATGATTTCATGTCTCGTTTTCCTTGGGCAGAGAAAAGACAAGATATAAAA AATCAGATATTTAAGGAGCTACTTACATGTGATGCACCTCCTCTTCTGCAAAATTTGGACACATACTTAGGGGAAAACAAGTGGTTTATTGGTGACTCT GTAACTTGGGCAGACTTCTACTGGGAAATTTGCAGCACCACACTTTTGGTCTTTAAACCTGATTTGCTGGACATCTACCCCAGGCTGGTGACATTACGGAAGAAAGTCCAAAGCATTCCTGCCATCGCTGACTGGATACTGCGAAGGCCCCAGACCAAGCTCTAG
- the HPGDS gene encoding hematopoietic prostaglandin D synthase isoform X1, protein MPNYKLIYFNMRGRAEIIRYIFAYLDIKYEDHRIEQADWPEIKSTLPFGKIPILEVDGLKLHQSLAIARYLTRNTDLAGKTELEQCQVDAIVDTLDDFMSRFPWAEKRQDIKNQIFKELLTCDAPPLLQNLDTYLGENKWFIGDSVTWADFYWEICSTTLLVFKPDLLDIYPRLVTLRKKVQSIPAIADWILRRPQTKL, encoded by the exons ATGCCAAACTACaaactcatttattttaatatgagGGGGAGAGCAGAAATTATTCGTTACATATTTGCATATTTGGacataaaatatgaagaccacAGAATAGAACAAGCTGATTGGCCTGAAATCAAGTCAA ctcTTCCATTTGGCAAAATCCCCATTTTGGAAGTTGATGGACTTAAACTTCACCAGAGTCTAGCAATAGCAAGATACTTGACCAGGAACACAG ATTTGGCTGGAAAAACAGAACTTGAACAATGTCAAGTGGATGCAATTGTGGACACACTGGATGATTTCATGTCTCGTTTTCCTTGGGCAGAGAAAAGACAAGATATAAAA AATCAGATATTTAAGGAGCTACTTACATGTGATGCACCTCCTCTTCTGCAAAATTTGGACACATACTTAGGGGAAAACAAGTGGTTTATTGGTGACTCT GTAACTTGGGCAGACTTCTACTGGGAAATTTGCAGCACCACACTTTTGGTCTTTAAACCTGATTTGCTGGACATCTACCCCAGGCTGGTGACATTACGGAAGAAAGTCCAAAGCATTCCTGCCATCGCTGACTGGATACTGCGAAGGCCCCAGACCAAGCTCTAG